A genomic stretch from Streptomyces venezuelae ATCC 10712 includes:
- a CDS encoding HemK2/MTQ2 family protein methyltransferase, which yields MAPSTTLALGTLPGKLIALPGVYSPQADTRLLAEALSREELDATTDVLDIGTGTGALALCAARTGARVVAVDVSWRAVIAAKLNAIRQGQRLRVLHGDFSTRVQGRRFDLILTNPPYVPSARSRPPSHGAARAWDAGPDGRAVIDRVCARAPALLRPGGVLLMVHSAMSCPETTVDRLRTAGLTARITGRTSVPWGPVLRGRRSWLQGRGLADEGVEHEELVIIRAEHL from the coding sequence ATGGCGCCCAGTACGACTCTGGCCCTCGGTACGCTCCCCGGAAAGCTGATCGCCCTGCCCGGCGTGTACAGCCCGCAGGCGGACACCAGGCTCCTCGCGGAGGCCCTCTCGCGTGAGGAGCTCGACGCGACCACCGACGTACTCGACATCGGTACCGGCACGGGCGCCCTCGCCCTGTGCGCGGCGCGTACCGGGGCCCGGGTCGTCGCCGTCGACGTCTCCTGGCGCGCCGTGATCGCCGCCAAGCTGAACGCCATCCGGCAAGGTCAGCGGCTGCGGGTGCTGCACGGCGACTTCTCGACCCGAGTCCAGGGCCGACGCTTCGACCTCATTCTCACCAACCCGCCCTACGTGCCCTCGGCCCGATCCCGGCCACCGTCGCACGGGGCCGCACGCGCCTGGGACGCCGGTCCCGACGGGCGCGCGGTCATCGACCGCGTCTGTGCCCGTGCCCCGGCCCTGCTGCGCCCGGGCGGCGTCCTGCTGATGGTGCACTCGGCGATGAGCTGCCCCGAGACCACCGTGGACCGGCTGAGGACGGCCGGGCTGACCGCCCGGATCACCGGGCGGACCTCCGTTCCGTGGGGTCCGGTACTCCGCGGACGGCGGAGCTGGCTGCAGGGCCGCGGACTGGCCGACGAAGGCGTCGAACACGAAGAGCTGGTGATCATCCGTGCCGAACACCTCTGA